The following DNA comes from Winogradskyella sp. PG-2.
TCATAAAGTAAATCTAATCGTCTTCCAGATATTTCAGAAAAAAATGGTCTTTCATTTATATCTAATTCTATAATTCCTACATCACCTGTATCATATCTTATCAAAGGTGTAGCTAGATTGTATAAATCTGTAACAACTATTCTACCGCGTTTACCATAATCTAATTTTTTATCAGATTTGAGATCGAAAATTTCAACAATATAACTTGAGTCATTTATCTTAAAACGCAAATCATCATTACCAATTTGTTGAGCTATAATTCCATTTTCATTGTTTGAATATCTCGAAAGTGGAGTTATATCAAAATATCTTTTAACAGCATTTCGAGTATAGTCATTTAAAGCTTCAGAAATTGTTATAATAGATTTAGTCTTAAATTTAATTGGGTTTTCGTCAAGCTTATCAAGGTACTTACATATTTTTTCGAAAGAAGAGGCATATCCAATAAAACTAACGTTTGAAGATTGAACATTTAATTTAGTTATAAATGCATCTATTTCGTAGTCTGTTAAATGAAAAACACTCAAAGGAAGCATGTTTTTCATTTTAAAACTCATTTTATTCTGCAAACTAAACTTGTCTGACCATATTTTTATGTAGACTAAAAAATCGCCAATATTATAATTTGATTGAGATGAAAAGTAAATATTATCTGCAACATTCTTTAAAACTTTGCTTTTATTTTGGTAGGTACTAAAAGGTGAACCAGTAGAACCACTTGTTGATACTTTTCTGCATTTTTTAACATCAAACTTTGAAGACACAAATGCATTTAGATTATCTCTAATGATATTTTTATTAATAATAGGAAAATTGTCTAATCCATTATTATTTGATGCTTCCTTATAAAATTCAGTAGTAGATATAGCATGTTGTATTAAGTGATCTAATGAAGCATTCAATGATTTTTTTTGACTTTCCGAACTATCTAATAACCTCTGAGTATTATTGAGTTGGTTTTTAATACGATTTTTATTTACCGCATCATTAATCCAAAAAATCTTTCGTCTAAGATTTAATCCTCTTTTCATTTAAAATAATTAATAGCCTACTAAACCTCAAATAGTTAAGGTTTTAGCCAAAATTATAACAAAAAGTTTAACATTTCATAATTTTACCTGTTAAACGGAACAAAAAACGCAATCAAATTAATGATTGCGCTTTTTTGCTTTAAAAAAGTAATTAGAGTACTTTATTATTAACTAATAACATTTTGCTTTTTTACAGCTAAAGCATAAATCACTAATCCAAAGCCAATTTTATTAATGGCATCTGCTATATTATATACCACATCAATTCCACTCTGTGGCAAAATTGAATTATACCAACCTTCAGTGCCCATCATATATCCTAATGGATAGATTGCCCATCCCACTAAAACAAACCAGCACAATATTTTGTGAGCTTGAAGTACGTCACCTCCTGCTTCAACTGCTAACTTTTTGGCACTTCCAAACCAAATTTCGTACACAATATAGAAATAAGCCGCGCCTGAAATTGCTCCCCAAACTGCAGGTCCACTGCCAGTATTAAATACAGCTTCACCAAAATATCCTGTAATTAACATCACTACTGAAAAGAATATCATTTTCCACATTAATGATTGTTTTGCTCCTGCTACTTTGAGTATTAGGTAAAATTCTACGCACATTAAAGGAACCGTTAATATCCAATCTACATATCTAAAAAATGTGGGTGATTCCATGTTTGCAGCCCAATAATCCCTCATATAGAAGTAATGCACTGCGGCAATAAAGGTGATTAGTCCAGAGACTAATACGGAGGTTCTCCATTTTTTATCAAATTGATTTAGTGATAAAAAGAAAAATGCTGATGCAGCCATCATAGCCATACAACCAACAAAAAAAGTAAATCCAACATAATCAGTTGGGTCCATTTTAGACGTAATGTCCGAAAATAATAAAATAGATTTCATAAAACTTATATTTAGTTAATTAGTTATGTTTAAACAAATTTACAATTTGGTAAACAAAAAAATTATTTTTTTAACAATATTTTTAGTTTTTATTTAATAATCTTATATTTTTTTATGAGAAATATCTACAATATATTAATTCCACTAAGTTTTGTGGGGCTATGGATTACTTCTATGGTTTCAAAAGAAGTAGAGGTACTTTTTGGATTTATTTTAATATTTACGTTTGGGATACTACATGGATCTAACGATATATTACTAATAGATACTGTATCAAATGAAAAGAAAACCCACCCCTTTATACGTGTTTTAATTACGTATTTACTAACTGTTTTTATAGCTGTAGCTGTATTTTACTTTTTTCCCCTGATAGCCCTTGTATTATTTGTTGTTTTTAGTGCATTTCACTTTGGACAACAGCATTGGGAATACAAAGAATTAGAAATCTCCATGACTGTTAAAAACATCTATTATTTTCTTTATGGCATGGTAGTCCTTGAGCTATTATTTGTATATAATACAACAGAAGTTATTGAAGTGGTATCTTCTATTACAAACTATGAATTAGGTAGTAAAACGATTAATTGGTCTTTGATTGTATTTGGAATTATGCTTTTTTTAATTGCTTTATTTATTGCTAACAAATCAAAAACATTTAAATCTTATATACTTATTGAGTTATTTTATTTAATAGTTTTTGCTATCATATTTAACGTTTCTAGTCTTATTTGGGGCTTTACAATATATTTTATTTTGTGGCATAGTATACCTTCTCTATATGAGCAAGTATCATTTATTTATGGTAATTTCAACAAAAGAAATCTTCTTAGATATTGCAAGACCGCCTTTCCTTATTGGTTAATATCTATCATAGGTATGTTAATAGTATATTTTATTTTTAAAGATGAGAAGTTATTTTACGCTATATTTTTCTCATTTATAGCAGCAGTAACTTTTCCACATACGCTTGTAATTAACAAATTGTTTTCGAATAAAAAAACGCAATCAAATTAATGATTGCGTTTTCAATATTCTGGGTTCTGAAACAGGTTCAGAATAATAATTTATTATTTATTTAACTTCTTCGAAATCTACATCTTCTACATTATCCCCTTCTTCTTCTGTTTGGCCTTGAGCTCCTGCATCAGGACCTGCGGCTCCACCTTGAGCTTCCGCTTGTGCTTTGTACATCTCTTCACTAACTACTTTCCATGCCTCATTGATTTTCTCTAAAGCAGGATCGATAACTGCGATATCCTTAGTTTCATAAGCTTTCTTTAACTCTTCTAGTGCTTCTTCAATTGGTTGCTTCTTATCATCTGATAATTTATCACCAAATTCTTTCAATTGACTTTCTGTTTGGAAAATCATAGCGTCTGCACTATTCAATTTATCAGCAGTTTCTTTTGCTTTAGCATCTGCATCTGCATTTGCTTCTGCTTCCGCTTTCATCTTTTGAATCTCTTCTTCTGTTAATCCAGATGATGCTTCAATTCTGATATCTTGCTTTTTACCAGTTGCTTTATCTTCTGCAGAAACCTTAATGATACCATTTGCATCGATATCAAAAGTTACTTCAATCTGAGGTGTTCCTCGTCTTGCTGGTGGGATACCATCTAAATGAAAACGACCAATTGTTTTATTATCTGCTGCCATAGGACGTTCACCCTGTAACACATGAATTTCTACTGATGGTTGGTTATCTGCTGCAGTTGAGAATACTTGAGATTTCTTAGTCGGAATCGTAGTATTTGCTTCAATTAACTTAGTCATTACATTACCCATAGTTTCAATACCAAGAGATAACGGTGTAACGTCTAATAAAAGAACATCTTTCACATCACCTGTTAATACTCCACCTTGAATTCCTGCCCCTAAAGACACAACTTCATCAGGGTTTACACCTTTACTTGGTGCCTTACCGAAAAACTTCTCTACAGCTTCTTGCACTGCTGGAATTCTTGTAGAACCACCTACTAAGATAACTTCATCAATATCAGATTTAGATAAACCTGCAGCTTTTAAAGCTGTTTGACAAGGCTCAATTGTACGCTTAATTAAATCGTCAATTAATTGTTCAAATTTAGAACGTGTTAAAGTACGTACTAAGTGTTTTGGTCCACTAGCAGTAGCCGTCACATAAGGTAAATTGATTTCTGTTTGTGCAGAAGATGATAATTCAATCTTAGCTTTTTCAGAAGCCTCTTTAAGACGTTGTAAAGCCATTGGGTCTTTACGTAAGTCCATATCTTCATCAGCAATAAACTCTTCTGCTAACCAATCAATAATTCTTTCATCAACATCGTCACCACCTAAGTGCGTATCACCATCTGTAGATAATACTTCGAATACACCATCTCCTAATTCTAGAATTGATACATCATGTGTACCACCACCAAAATCGAATACCACAATTTTTTGGTCAGTACCTTTTTTATCCATTCCATAAGCCAATGCTGCTGCAGTTGGTTCGTTGATAATTCTACGAACTTTTAAACCAGCAATCTCACCAGCTTCTTTTGTAGCTTGTCTTTGAGCATCGTTAAAATATGCTGGTACTGTAATTACAGCTTCAGCTACATCTTGTCCTAAATAATCTTCAGCGGTTTTCTTCATTTTTTGAAGAATCATAGCCGATAATTCTTGTGGTGTGTATAAGCGACCATCGATATCTACTCTTGGTGTATCATTGTCACCTTTTACTACTGTATATGGTACGCGCTCTGCCTCTTTTTTAGATTCAGAATATTTATTACCCATAAAACGTTTAATAGAATAAACCGTTTTTGTTGGGTTAGTTACTGCTTGTCTTTTTGCTGGATCTCCAACTTTAATTTCACCACCTTCTACAAAAGCGATAACCGAAGGTGTTGTTCTCTTACCTTCAGCGTTTGGGATTACAACTGGCTCATTACCTTCCATCACGGAAACACAAGAGTTTGTTGTACCTAAATCAATTCCAATAATCTTACTCATAATTTATATGTATGTTTTGTTGCGTTTTAATTTTAACTCACAATTTACAAGTCAATGATTATGCCATGACAATAAATGTGACATGATGTCAGATGAAATAATTTTAAATTTATTTACTATACCTAATACTTTGGTACATGCTTTGATGTATTAACAGAAACAATTAGTTATTATGAAAAAAATAGTATCCTTTCTTACAGTATTCGCCTTATTATTAACCGCTTGTGAAGGACCACAAGGGCCACCAGGATTTGATGGTTTTGATGGTTTAGATGGTGAAATCATCGCCTCATCTGCTTTTGAAATTGAACTCGACTTTATCGAAGCAGACAATTATGAATTTATTGAAGCTTATGGCTTTGACGTATTACCTACTGATGTTACTTTAGTTTACATTTTGTGGGAAACTTTAAATGGACAAGATGTATGGAGACTTGTGCCACAAACCGTTCAGTTTAATGATGGCAACTTAGTTTACAATTATGATTTTACTCAGACAGATGTCCGTTTCTTTTTAGATGGCACAACAGATTTCACAACTTTAGATGATGCTTTTACGCTTGCTCAAGTTTTTAGAGTAGTTGTAGTACCAGCAGACAATGTTGGGCGTACTGACATAACAGATATCAATAATGTGATTTCTAAATATAATATTGAAAGCTTTCCTAAGCGATAACATAGCTTAACTAAAGAAATAAATAGAGCAGTTTTGAATAGATATCAAAGCTGCTTTTTTTGTATTCAATCTGAAACAAAATGTATATTTGATGTCTCTAACTAAATCAAATATTGAATGGAGTGTATTTCTATATTCGACATGCTTAAAATTGGTGTTGGTCCTTCTAGTTCTCACACTTTAGGGCCATGGAGAGCAGCCGAACGTTGGATAAAGGAACTTAAAAACAAAAATCGATTTAATAAGGTTGAAAAAATTACGATCGATTTATATGGGTCACTATCTCTAACCGGAAAAGGTCATGCTACAGATTATGCAGTTTTATTAGGACTCAGTGGAGAAGACCCTGAATATGTGCCAGTGGATAGTATCAATGAAACTATTGCAAAAATAAAAGAGACTAATACACTTTATTTAAATAAAGAAAGGGAGCTTCCTTTTAACATTAAAGAACAGATAGTTTTCAACCGTAAATTCTTACCTTTTCATTCAAATGGAATGTCATTTAGCGCTTTAATTAATGGCAGAAACTACAAATCTACCTACTACTCTATTGGAGGAGGGTTTGTAGTGCAAGAAGAGCGTAAAATTTCTAAGGCAAATAAGATCATCTTTTACTGTACATTTCCTTATCCCATATCCTATGGTGATGAGCTTTTAAAGTTTTGTAATCAGTTAGATCTTCCTATTTCTGGTGTCGTTTTAGAAAATGAAAAATCGATTAGAGAAGAAGCATCAATAGATTTTGAATTAAATCGAATTTGGAATACAATGCTAGAATGTATGTATACAGGCTGTCATGCAGAAGGTAATTTACCTGGTGGACTTAATGTAAGGCGTCGTGCTTTTGACATGCATAAGAATTTGATTGGTGAACACCAATATAATAGTCCTCAAAATTGGCTAGAAACAATTAGAAAAACTGAAGTAAAATTTCGTCAGATTTTAAAATGGGTCAGTTGTTTTGCTTTGGCTGTAAATGAGGTTAACGCTTCTCTAGGACGTGTTGTTACTGCACCAACAAATGGAAGTGCTGGTGTTATCCCTTCTGTTTTGATGTATTATTTAGTGATTGAAAATCACGATGCAGGTTTTAATCATATCAAGAAATTCTTATTAGTTGCTGGTGAAATTGGCAGTATCTTTAAGAAAGGAGCTACTATTAGTGCTGCGATGGGTGGATGTCAAGCAGAGATCGGAGTGTCTTCAGCTATGGCAGCAGGAGCTTTATGTGAATTACTTGGAGGAACGCCAGAACAGGTTTTAGTTGCTGCTGAAATAGCTATGGAGCATCACTTAGGGTTAACATGCGATCCCATAGGAGGCCTTGTACAGATTCCATGTATTGAGCGCAATTCTATGGGAGCGGTAAAAGCAATTAATGCTGCAGAGTTAGCTTTAGATACAGATCCAAATAATGTAAAAGTCCCTTTAGATAAAGTGGTTAATACCATGTGGGAAACTGCAAAAGATATGAACACTAAATATAAAGAAACTTCGGAAGGAGGCTTAGCAATTGGAGTTAATATGGCAGACTGTTAATCTTGACAGCCTTTTCTTCGTCTTGTATCTACTAAATAAATAATCTTCCATTCTCCATCGGTTTTAATAAGCTGAAAAGAATTGACACCACAATGACTAAATTGACCTTGATACCAAAATTCATAGGGTGTCCAAGCATTAGCCATATTACCATCGACCTGAAGACTAAAATCTAAGAGTTTTTCTTCAAATTTTCTGTCTTTTGGAATACTAGCAATAGATTTTATAAATTTATTAAAATCGTCTTCCTTTAATACTGTCTTACCGTCTTTATTAGTTGATATTGATGTAATATAATATTATCCATAACCATAGATTCTAAAGCCGTAGAATCTTGTTTATGGAATGCATCGAAGAACTCAATAATCTTTGCTTTTACATTTTCTGATTCAGACTTTTGATCGTTAACATTTATACCTAAGCATAAGATGAACATAAGTAATAGGTATTTCATGATTATTATAATTTTATTTCAAAATAGGAATTCAACAGTATTTATCTGTTAAATAAACAAAAGTTTAACAAAACTCATTATTTTTACGAATACTAAAATAAAGATAATGTCTGTAGCAAAAAATGAATACAAAAGAATTACAGTAAAATCATTAGTAGACATGAAGTCTAGAGGTGAAAAGATATCTATGCTTACTGCTTATGATTATACCATGGCAAAAATCGTTGATGGTGCTGGTATAGATGTAATTTTAGTTGGTGATTCTGCAAGTAACGTAATGGCTGGTCATGAAACCACATTACCAATTACATTAGATCAAATGATATATCATGCTTCTTCTGTCGTTAGAGCCATAGATCGCTGTTTAGTTGTTGTAGACTTACCTTTTGGTAGTTATCAAAGTGATCCTAAAGAAGCCTTACGATCTGCTATTAGAATTATGAAAGAATCTGGTGGACATGCAGTTAAAATGGAAGGAGGAAAAGAAGTCAAAGAATCTATTAAACGTATTCTAAATGCTGGAATTCCTGTAATGGGACATTTAGGATTAACACCGCAATCCATTTATAAATTTGGTACCTACACTGTAAGAGCCAAAGAAGAACAAGAAGCCAAACAATTAAAAGAAGACGCACTAATGTTAGAAAAAGCCGGCTGTTTTGGTATTGTATTAGAAAAAATTCCAGCCACTTTAGCAAAAGAGGTTGCAGAAAGTGTTTCTATACCTGTGATTGGTATTGGTGCAGGTAATGGAGTTGATGGACAAGTTTTAGTAACACATGATATGGTTGGTATGACTCATGAATTTAATCCACGTTTTTTGCGTCGTTACATGAATTTATATGAAGAAATGACGAATGCTTTTTCTCAATATGGTGAAGATGTTAAGCGTGGTGATTTTCCTAATGATAAGGAACAATACTAGAATAATAAATACATTAAAGCATATTCAAAAATAAATTGTGATTTATAAAAATTGGTCCTACAGACTATTCATCTATTCTCTAATTTTAATAATTTTATCCTTTATTATTGATAACAGCCTGATAACATTTTTATATCATTTCACAATTTTATTGGGTGTAATTTTTGGAATAGTCTCCTTTATCAAGAAAGAGCAAAATGATTATAAAAAGTCTATCGGTTTAGTGGGGAATCTCATCAT
Coding sequences within:
- a CDS encoding bacteriorhodopsin-like produces the protein MKSILLFSDITSKMDPTDYVGFTFFVGCMAMMAASAFFFLSLNQFDKKWRTSVLVSGLITFIAAVHYFYMRDYWAANMESPTFFRYVDWILTVPLMCVEFYLILKVAGAKQSLMWKMIFFSVVMLITGYFGEAVFNTGSGPAVWGAISGAAYFYIVYEIWFGSAKKLAVEAGGDVLQAHKILCWFVLVGWAIYPLGYMMGTEGWYNSILPQSGIDVVYNIADAINKIGFGLVIYALAVKKQNVIS
- a CDS encoding Brp/Blh family beta-carotene 15,15'-dioxygenase, yielding MRNIYNILIPLSFVGLWITSMVSKEVEVLFGFILIFTFGILHGSNDILLIDTVSNEKKTHPFIRVLITYLLTVFIAVAVFYFFPLIALVLFVVFSAFHFGQQHWEYKELEISMTVKNIYYFLYGMVVLELLFVYNTTEVIEVVSSITNYELGSKTINWSLIVFGIMLFLIALFIANKSKTFKSYILIELFYLIVFAIIFNVSSLIWGFTIYFILWHSIPSLYEQVSFIYGNFNKRNLLRYCKTAFPYWLISIIGMLIVYFIFKDEKLFYAIFFSFIAAVTFPHTLVINKLFSNKKTQSN
- the dnaK gene encoding molecular chaperone DnaK → MSKIIGIDLGTTNSCVSVMEGNEPVVIPNAEGKRTTPSVIAFVEGGEIKVGDPAKRQAVTNPTKTVYSIKRFMGNKYSESKKEAERVPYTVVKGDNDTPRVDIDGRLYTPQELSAMILQKMKKTAEDYLGQDVAEAVITVPAYFNDAQRQATKEAGEIAGLKVRRIINEPTAAALAYGMDKKGTDQKIVVFDFGGGTHDVSILELGDGVFEVLSTDGDTHLGGDDVDERIIDWLAEEFIADEDMDLRKDPMALQRLKEASEKAKIELSSSAQTEINLPYVTATASGPKHLVRTLTRSKFEQLIDDLIKRTIEPCQTALKAAGLSKSDIDEVILVGGSTRIPAVQEAVEKFFGKAPSKGVNPDEVVSLGAGIQGGVLTGDVKDVLLLDVTPLSLGIETMGNVMTKLIEANTTIPTKKSQVFSTAADNQPSVEIHVLQGERPMAADNKTIGRFHLDGIPPARRGTPQIEVTFDIDANGIIKVSAEDKATGKKQDIRIEASSGLTEEEIQKMKAEAEANADADAKAKETADKLNSADAMIFQTESQLKEFGDKLSDDKKQPIEEALEELKKAYETKDIAVIDPALEKINEAWKVVSEEMYKAQAEAQGGAAGPDAGAQGQTEEEGDNVEDVDFEEVK
- a CDS encoding L-serine ammonia-lyase gives rise to the protein MECISIFDMLKIGVGPSSSHTLGPWRAAERWIKELKNKNRFNKVEKITIDLYGSLSLTGKGHATDYAVLLGLSGEDPEYVPVDSINETIAKIKETNTLYLNKERELPFNIKEQIVFNRKFLPFHSNGMSFSALINGRNYKSTYYSIGGGFVVQEERKISKANKIIFYCTFPYPISYGDELLKFCNQLDLPISGVVLENEKSIREEASIDFELNRIWNTMLECMYTGCHAEGNLPGGLNVRRRAFDMHKNLIGEHQYNSPQNWLETIRKTEVKFRQILKWVSCFALAVNEVNASLGRVVTAPTNGSAGVIPSVLMYYLVIENHDAGFNHIKKFLLVAGEIGSIFKKGATISAAMGGCQAEIGVSSAMAAGALCELLGGTPEQVLVAAEIAMEHHLGLTCDPIGGLVQIPCIERNSMGAVKAINAAELALDTDPNNVKVPLDKVVNTMWETAKDMNTKYKETSEGGLAIGVNMADC
- the panB gene encoding 3-methyl-2-oxobutanoate hydroxymethyltransferase, translated to MSVAKNEYKRITVKSLVDMKSRGEKISMLTAYDYTMAKIVDGAGIDVILVGDSASNVMAGHETTLPITLDQMIYHASSVVRAIDRCLVVVDLPFGSYQSDPKEALRSAIRIMKESGGHAVKMEGGKEVKESIKRILNAGIPVMGHLGLTPQSIYKFGTYTVRAKEEQEAKQLKEDALMLEKAGCFGIVLEKIPATLAKEVAESVSIPVIGIGAGNGVDGQVLVTHDMVGMTHEFNPRFLRRYMNLYEEMTNAFSQYGEDVKRGDFPNDKEQY